The window TACCGATACCGATACCGGTGTCGGATCCGAATTACCTCGGGGACGGCCTTGACCAGCGCGACTCACTACCGCATGATTCTCGCGAGTCGTCCCGCGACGAGCGCGCGAGCCAGCCGGGATACTCGACAAAGGGGGGCGCGAGGCACGCTTCCGACGTGCGAGCGGCGTATTGCCATGCGCGGGCCTGTGAGATTGGCCGCACTGGCGCACTGCCGCTTTTTTGCCCTGCGTCGAAAACGTCATGCGTCAACACTGGTGAGGGTCAGCATCAAGGGGGGTAGTTGACCACCCACTCCGTAGACGGCGTGCCGGCACAGCGCGATCGCGATTCCGCCGGTGTCGCCCGCGCGTCCTGGCTCAGCACCGTCGACCGTTATAGGTCGGCACTGTCGGCGCCGGATGACGACCGTATCTGGAGCCGGCGGCTGGAAACGGCGTCCGCTGCCGAGATCACGGAGATCCAGGCCGTCAAGCTACGCGCCCTGGTGCGCTATCTTCACGCGGCGGTGCCCTTCTACCGACGCCGGTTCGACGCGATCGGCCTCGAGCCCGGCGACATTCGAGGCCTCGAGGATCTGACGGCGATCCCACCCGTGACCAAGCAGGATATGGCGGCTGACCTGGCCGAACACCCTCCGTGGGGTACGTACACGGCCGTGGACGAGCCGACCTGGCTGAGCAAGGGATGGCAGATCTTCGCCAGCTCGGGCACGACCGGCGCGCCGCGCGCGTTCCGCTACACCGGGTTCGACCGCGAGACGTGGGCCTGGAGCACGGCCCGGGCGATGTATGCGATGGGCTTCCGGCGTGGCCGCGACAGCGCCATGCTCGCCTTCGGCTATGGCCCGCACGTATGGCTGTGGGGCGTGCACTACGGACTGAACCTGATGGGGATTCCCATCGTCACCGCCGGCGGTCTGGCCACCACGGCACGGGTCCGCTTCCTGGACATGTACCGGCCGACGATCCTCGCCTGCACGCCGTCCTACGCCCTGTACCTGGCCGATGTCATGAAGGAGATGGGGCTCGACCCGGCTGAGACCTCGGTGCGTCATCTGTTCTGCGCCGGTGAGCCGAGCATGGCCGTGCCGGCCCTGCGGGCCAGGCTGGAGAGCACCTGGCAGGCGACGCTGCACGAGTTCTATGGCTGCACCGAGGCCGCACCCTCGGCCGGTGCGCACAGCTGTGCCGAGGTCTCCGCGGCGCCCGGGGAGGTGAGCCTGCACCTGCCGGGCGACACCCACCTCTGGGAGGTGGTGGACCCGGACACGATGGCACCGGTCCCCGCCGGCGAGCGCGGCGTCTCGGTGGTGACCAACCTCCTGTCCGAGGCGTCCCCGCAGCTGCGTTTCGTCGTCGGCGACTACACGCGGCTAGGCGCGGAGCCCTGCCCATGCGGGCGGAACACTCCCCGCGCGCGGGGCGGATTTCTCGGCCGGGCGGACGACATGCTGAACGTGCGCGGCGTGACGCTGTTCCCCTCGATGATCGAGGACGCCGTGCGCCGGGTTCCGGACGCCGGCGTCGAGTACGAGATCGTGCTGACGGCGCCCCGCGGGCTGGACGAGCTGATGGTGCGGGTCGAGGCGACCGCGGGGTTCCCGGCCGGTGACCACGGCGCGCTACGGGAGGCCCTGGTCCGGGAGATTCGGTCGCGGGCCGAGCTGCGGGCCAGCGTGGAGATCCTCGAGTACGGGGTGCTTCCCCGGACGCAGACGAAGGCGCGCCGGGTTCGGGACCTGCGGGCCGAGACGGCTGCCTGAGCGTGGTCAGATGAACATGAGAGCGGGGACGGGAACACGACCGCCGGTGGGCGCGGCTCCCAGGCTCGGCCGGGTCGAACAGCTCGTCCTTCGCGGCGACGGGCTGACGACCACGTCACTGGAAATCCTGACCGGCCACGAGATCACGGTTCGGGTCCGCCGCCACTGGCGGCTGGCACTGCCCGCACAGGCGGAGCGGGCGTACGACATCTTCGACGGCTACACCGGCCCGGGCGCGGACACACTCGCCGCCTATTCGACCGTCGGCTACCGAGACCTGGGCGGAGTACCGGGCGACGACCTGCTCATCCGCGAGGTGCTGCTCTGCGGCGACGACGGGGTCATCTACGCGACCGCGAGCCTGTTCGCGGTGCTCGACCGGCTGCCGCCGGACGTCGCCCACCGGCTGGCGACCACCGGAGCGCCCATCGGCAAGCTGCTCGTCCGCGCCGGCATCCAGGTCAAACGCGAGATCCGCCGGTGGGGCCACTTTCCGGCCGGCGACTTCGCCGCCCACCTCGGCCCGGCCGTCCAGGCGGACACCCGGGTTCCGGCCCGTACCTACCTGATGCGCAGCATGGTGACGGGCGAACCCCTCACCCTGATCACCGAATGGTTCGCCCCGCGGCTGTTCGACACCGCCTGACCAGGGTCAGCGGGCGGGCACCGCGGGCCCAGGCCGCCCATGGCGGTGACCAGGGGTCAGCTTCTCTGCACGAGCGAGAGGCGATCGCGCGGCGGCCCGGGCATCGACGCCGGAGCGAGACGAGCACCAATCGCGGCGTCAACTCGTCGAACCGTTGAGAACCGACCTCCTCTTCGCGACCGAGTCCTGACGACAGAGCCTGGTGCGGCCGAGGATCTCCAAGACCTCGCCGTGCTCCTTCGGCGCTGACACCGGCGACGGATTCCGTCAGTCCGGGTTCTTCGGGGACGTCGCCGCCGCCGCCGCGCATGTCATGCCCGTAGGCCACGCGGCCCGGCCAGGTGAGTGGCGCCGACGCGATCGTCACCTCCAGCCTCTCGCCACCGACCATCTCAGGTTCGTCGGGTGTTTGTACCGCCGATCTCTCCTTTTCCTCGTGCTCAACAGAATCATACAGGCGATCGGCGCCGACGGTGGATTAGCGCTTTTTTGTATGCATGTGTGGCGGACGTGTCACCAGACCGTTACAGCGGGATCCCGGTTCACTTGTCCGGTGCGTTGTACTCTCCGGGCATGGGCCATTGGCGGCCCCGTTCGTTTAAACGAATCGCTGTCGCTCACGGGGATTTATCATGCGCTTTGCTCCTATTGTGGCCCGAGGGCTTCGAATGCTGTGTGGGTCCTAACGCTCCGGTGGTCCCAGCCGAATCCACTCTGAGCCCCGTCCGCCCTGCGTCGGCAGGCCTGCGGAGCCTTAGCCGTGACTCGCCGTTCCGGAGCCTCCGGACGCCGGCGGGTGGGCTGCTCCGTACTGTTCGCCGACGCCCTCCTGCGGAAGTCCCGACCATGTCAAACACCATCGTCCTGCCTACTCAGCGTGCCGGCGAGCCCGGCGATAGCCGGGCGGTGTCGACCGGCTTTCCGGTACCGAGACGTTTTCGGCCGGACATCCAGGGGCTGCGCACGATCGCCATCGTGACGGTCGCCCTCTATCACGCCGGAGTGCCATTCCTAGCGGGCGGCTACATCGGCGTCGACGTGTTCTTTGTAATTTCCGGATTCCTAATCACCAGGCAGCTCGTCGCGGAGGCGGCGGCTAACGGACGAGTCAGCCTGGTCCGGTTTTACGCTGCTCGTTTCCGTCGCCTCTTGCCGCCTGCGGCGGTGGTCGTCGCCGCCTCCGTCGTCGTCGCACACTATGTTCTGCCGTACCAGCAGATGAAATCCCTGATGACAGACGTCCGGTACGCAGCGTTTTACGGTGTCAACTACCACTTCGCGCACGAGGGAGTGCGGTACCAGAACGCCTCCGAGCCACCGTCCGCCATTCAGCATTTCTGGTCGCTCGCCGTCGAGGAGCAGTTCTATGCCGTCTGGCCAGTGCTGATCCTGCTCTGCTGTCTGCTCGGCCGACACCGCCTGCGGTACCGGCTGGTCATCTCAGCCATCGCTGCCATCACGGTCGCGACGCTGGCCTATTCTGTCGCGATCTCTGCCGGCCAGGCCCCACTCGCATACTTCTCGCTGCAGACGAGAGCATGGGAACTCGGTTTTGGGGCACTAGTCGCGCTGACGGCCGATCAGTGGGCTCGCCTATCGTCCGGCATCTGCCAGATCCTCGGCTGGGTCGGTCTCGGTGCCGTCCTCGCTGCGGCGGTCCTTTACGACGAACACACGGTCTACCCGGGTGTAGCGGCCGTCGTGCCGGTTGCGGGCGCGGCGATGCTGATCGGGGCGGGGATGCTGCGGCACGACCGGACTCCGGAGACCTTTCTCCTGGAGCGGCCGTCTATGCAGTATGCCGGCAAGGTCTCCTATGCCTGGTATCTCTGGCACTGGCCGATGCTGATCCTGCTACCGGCGTGGGTGGGTCATCCGCTCAGCGTCTGGGAGCAGGTCGAGATTGTCTGCCTGGCGTTCTGGTTCGCGGTCCTGACCTATTTCCTTGAGGATGCCGCACGGCGGGCTCGTCGGACGGCGTTCGGCTGGATATGGGCCGGTGCGCTGCTCTCGACCTTCGTCGCCCTTTGCTCAGTCGTTGGAACCTTCACGTTGCCATCGCTCACGACCTCGGGCGTCGCGCGCACCGCGCTTGCCCTCAATGCTCCGGACGTCACGGCGGTCCAGGCGGCGCTGGTGCGAAGCATTCCCATTGAAAAACTACCGCGGAACCTGACGCCGCCGCTCGCCGAGGCGCCCCAGGACGCGCCGCCCGGCTGGCGCACCTGCGGGTTCGCGGATCTAAATCAGACCGAGATCAGACCGTGTATCGCGGGTGATGCCTCCGCGGATAAGGTTGCGGTCGTTCTCGGCGACTCGCACGCCCATCAGTGGATGACCGCGCTGGACCAGGAGGCGAAGCGGACGGGGTGGAAGCTGGTCGAGATTACCAAGGGTGCCTGTCCGATCGCGAATGTTCAGTTCTTCCAGAACGACCTGAAGCGCGAGTACCGTGAATGCGACGTGTTTCGACGGTGGGCGGCGGCCGAGGTGGCCCGCCTACAGCCCGATCTCGTCATCGCGAGTCAATCCAACATCGCGCCTTGGGACAACATCACCGATGAGGAATGGGCGCGCAGGTCAGTCGCGGCCCTGGTCGAGTTGGCCGGATCGACCGCCTCGATCGCTTACATCGGCGACACGCCGACCTTCCTCACCGATCCGGTCACCTGTCTCCAGCGGAACCTGAACGAGGCGCAGCGGTGCCTGGTCCCGCGCGCCGATGCGTTCGGGCATTTTCCGGACCGGTACTTCGTCATCGCCGACGCGATGCGGCGGGCTGGTATCGGTTTCATCGATTCGCTGCCCTTCTTCTGTACTCCACAGCTCTGTCCATCGGCGGTCGACAACATGGCCGTATACCGCGACCAGGGCCACATCACCGATACCTATGCCACATGGCTCGCACCCATGCTCGAACCGATATTCCTAGGGGTCCCCCAGTGACCATAAATGTCACGGTTCCCAGTTCGGCCGGGCGGCACAGAACCGGACGGCCGGTGGCCGACGACCTGCCGCGTGCGCCCACTGACGCCGAGAAGTACGTCTACTTCGGTCGGCAGCACCGCTGGTACATTTGGCTACGCAGCCTCGCGACACTCTCAGCTGCAACGTCGCTCTTTCTGTTCGCCAACACCACGGTCATGACCTGGTGGTTCTGGATACCGTTCAGCATCTTCACGGCCTACATGGTCCTCACGCACATCTGTACGACCGCGAAACGCAGGATCTCCCGCGTCGACCATGAGGCCATCACCGAGCTCTGGAACCCAACGCGATACCCGTCGGTAGACATCTTCCTTCCATGTGTCGGCGAGGATCTCCGGGTCATCCAGAACACGTATGAACACGTCGCGCGGCTCCATTACCCGGGGGCGGTTGCCGTGTATGTGCTGGATGACGGCGCCCGGGCCGAGGTGCGCCAGCTCGCCGAGGACTACGGGTTCCGGTATCTCAGCAGGCCGGACCGCGGACGCCTGAAGAAGGCCGGAAACCTGAAGTTCGGCTTCGAGCACTCCGACGGCGATCTGATCGTGATCTTCGACGCGGACTTCTGTCCCCGGCCGGACTTCATCCTGGAGCTCGCGCCCTACTTCGACGCGTATGAGGATGTCGGGATCGTCCAGTCGCCGCAGTTTTTCGACACCCACCGATCAATGCCGTGGCTGCAGCGCTGCGCGGGCACGGTCCAGGAGTCGTTCTACCGCTGGGCCCAGGTCTCACGTGACCGACTTGGCGCACCGATCTGCGTCGGCACCTGCGCGATTTACCGGCGCAGCGCGCTAGTGAAGTCCGGCGGGTTTGCCCAGA of the Pseudofrankia saprophytica genome contains:
- a CDS encoding acyltransferase family protein, with product MSNTIVLPTQRAGEPGDSRAVSTGFPVPRRFRPDIQGLRTIAIVTVALYHAGVPFLAGGYIGVDVFFVISGFLITRQLVAEAAANGRVSLVRFYAARFRRLLPPAAVVVAASVVVAHYVLPYQQMKSLMTDVRYAAFYGVNYHFAHEGVRYQNASEPPSAIQHFWSLAVEEQFYAVWPVLILLCCLLGRHRLRYRLVISAIAAITVATLAYSVAISAGQAPLAYFSLQTRAWELGFGALVALTADQWARLSSGICQILGWVGLGAVLAAAVLYDEHTVYPGVAAVVPVAGAAMLIGAGMLRHDRTPETFLLERPSMQYAGKVSYAWYLWHWPMLILLPAWVGHPLSVWEQVEIVCLAFWFAVLTYFLEDAARRARRTAFGWIWAGALLSTFVALCSVVGTFTLPSLTTSGVARTALALNAPDVTAVQAALVRSIPIEKLPRNLTPPLAEAPQDAPPGWRTCGFADLNQTEIRPCIAGDASADKVAVVLGDSHAHQWMTALDQEAKRTGWKLVEITKGACPIANVQFFQNDLKREYRECDVFRRWAAAEVARLQPDLVIASQSNIAPWDNITDEEWARRSVAALVELAGSTASIAYIGDTPTFLTDPVTCLQRNLNEAQRCLVPRADAFGHFPDRYFVIADAMRRAGIGFIDSLPFFCTPQLCPSAVDNMAVYRDQGHITDTYATWLAPMLEPIFLGVPQ
- a CDS encoding chorismate--pyruvate lyase family protein, which codes for MNMRAGTGTRPPVGAAPRLGRVEQLVLRGDGLTTTSLEILTGHEITVRVRRHWRLALPAQAERAYDIFDGYTGPGADTLAAYSTVGYRDLGGVPGDDLLIREVLLCGDDGVIYATASLFAVLDRLPPDVAHRLATTGAPIGKLLVRAGIQVKREIRRWGHFPAGDFAAHLGPAVQADTRVPARTYLMRSMVTGEPLTLITEWFAPRLFDTA
- a CDS encoding phenylacetate--CoA ligase family protein, whose amino-acid sequence is MTTHSVDGVPAQRDRDSAGVARASWLSTVDRYRSALSAPDDDRIWSRRLETASAAEITEIQAVKLRALVRYLHAAVPFYRRRFDAIGLEPGDIRGLEDLTAIPPVTKQDMAADLAEHPPWGTYTAVDEPTWLSKGWQIFASSGTTGAPRAFRYTGFDRETWAWSTARAMYAMGFRRGRDSAMLAFGYGPHVWLWGVHYGLNLMGIPIVTAGGLATTARVRFLDMYRPTILACTPSYALYLADVMKEMGLDPAETSVRHLFCAGEPSMAVPALRARLESTWQATLHEFYGCTEAAPSAGAHSCAEVSAAPGEVSLHLPGDTHLWEVVDPDTMAPVPAGERGVSVVTNLLSEASPQLRFVVGDYTRLGAEPCPCGRNTPRARGGFLGRADDMLNVRGVTLFPSMIEDAVRRVPDAGVEYEIVLTAPRGLDELMVRVEATAGFPAGDHGALREALVREIRSRAELRASVEILEYGVLPRTQTKARRVRDLRAETAA
- a CDS encoding glycosyltransferase family 2 protein — translated: MADDLPRAPTDAEKYVYFGRQHRWYIWLRSLATLSAATSLFLFANTTVMTWWFWIPFSIFTAYMVLTHICTTAKRRISRVDHEAITELWNPTRYPSVDIFLPCVGEDLRVIQNTYEHVARLHYPGAVAVYVLDDGARAEVRQLAEDYGFRYLSRPDRGRLKKAGNLKFGFEHSDGDLIVIFDADFCPRPDFILELAPYFDAYEDVGIVQSPQFFDTHRSMPWLQRCAGTVQESFYRWAQVSRDRLGAPICVGTCAIYRRSALVKSGGFAQIGHSEDVHTGVNLLKVGYRTIYVPVILAKGVCPDRLASFISQQYRWCAGSMSLLRDQAFHDSPLSYRQRMCFFTGFGYYISTAVGIITLPLPTIIMVWFLPDRVHLSNFFWLMPTFFMYPLIRVVHRTGWTPATIRVYTISSYSHAAAILDTLRNRTSEWVPTGETKRTTMTSKVTVALILWTGTTNVVMFVGAVHFWMTRHDPVSVAPVLFMASLASFVWVPIASVAWQERRVRRQKVENTTLTA